The proteins below come from a single Streptomyces sp. SCSIO 75703 genomic window:
- a CDS encoding bifunctional DNA primase/polymerase has product MGFTIGSSRAMRDIRSGARRRGRTSEGTAVAEFTGLWGWDVVPGARAAAGACSCGRPDCPAPGAHPLDFAPEVPAGATLGEAGEAWARFPGAAVMLPVGRTFDVIEVAEAAGRRALARLERMGLPLGPVAVTPQGRAQFFVAPGAAAELPRLLYRMGWDDPSALDLRGLGPGTYLTAPPSDRGGKGPARWLRAPALDATSRPPAARLLLGTLAYVAHRCWA; this is encoded by the coding sequence ATGGGCTTCACGATCGGCAGCAGTCGGGCGATGCGCGACATCCGGTCCGGCGCGCGGCGCCGCGGACGCACCTCGGAGGGCACGGCCGTGGCCGAGTTCACCGGGCTGTGGGGCTGGGACGTCGTGCCAGGGGCACGGGCCGCCGCGGGCGCCTGCTCCTGCGGCCGGCCGGACTGTCCGGCTCCGGGCGCGCATCCGCTGGACTTCGCCCCGGAGGTGCCGGCGGGCGCGACGCTGGGCGAGGCGGGCGAGGCGTGGGCACGGTTCCCGGGGGCGGCGGTGATGCTCCCGGTGGGACGGACCTTCGACGTGATCGAGGTGGCCGAGGCCGCCGGGCGCCGGGCGCTGGCGCGGCTGGAGCGCATGGGGCTGCCGCTCGGCCCGGTCGCCGTGACCCCGCAGGGCCGCGCCCAGTTCTTCGTCGCCCCCGGCGCCGCGGCCGAGCTGCCCCGGCTCCTGTACCGGATGGGCTGGGACGACCCGTCCGCCCTCGACCTGCGCGGCCTCGGCCCGGGGACGTACCTGACGGCGCCGCCCTCCGACCGGGGCGGCAAGGGCCCGGCCCGCTGGCTGCGCGCCCCGGCGCTCGACGCGACGAGCCGCCCCCCGGCGGCCCGGCTGCTGCTGGGCACCCTGGCCTACGTGGCCCACCGCTGCTGGGCGTAG
- the ftsY gene encoding signal recognition particle-docking protein FtsY, with the protein MDIVILAVVIAVVVIGALGGLVVGSRRKKKLPPPPPATPDITAPPAEPHVGDEAETPRDETRRTIEEVDLPDGGGAPATVEEPPVVEELEVPPIEVPEPTAGRLVRLRARLSRSQNALGKGLLTLLSREHLDEDTWEEIEDTLLTADVGVQPTQELVERLRERVKVLGTRTPEELRALLREELVTLVGPEMDRRVTTEPETGKPGVVMVVGVNGTGKTTTTGKLARVLVADGCSVVLGAADTFRAAAADQLQTWGERVGAHTVRGPEAGDPASVAFDAVKEGKEIGADVVLIDTAGRLHTKTGLMDELGKVKRVVEKQAPLDEVLLVLDATTGQNGLIQARVFSEVVDITGIVLTKLDGTAKGGIVIAVQRELGVPVKLIGLGEGADDLAPFEPGAFVDALIGD; encoded by the coding sequence ATGGACATCGTCATCCTTGCTGTAGTCATCGCCGTGGTCGTGATCGGCGCGCTCGGCGGGCTCGTCGTCGGCAGCCGGCGCAAGAAGAAGCTGCCTCCGCCGCCGCCCGCCACGCCCGACATCACCGCCCCTCCGGCCGAGCCGCACGTCGGCGACGAGGCCGAGACACCGCGCGACGAAACGCGCCGGACGATAGAGGAGGTCGACCTTCCGGACGGCGGCGGAGCCCCCGCCACCGTCGAGGAACCGCCCGTCGTCGAAGAGCTCGAAGTCCCTCCGATCGAGGTCCCCGAGCCCACCGCCGGCCGGCTGGTCCGGCTCCGCGCCCGTCTCTCCCGTTCGCAGAACGCGCTCGGCAAGGGTCTGCTCACCCTGCTCTCGCGCGAGCACCTGGACGAGGACACCTGGGAGGAGATCGAGGACACGCTGCTCACCGCCGACGTCGGCGTGCAGCCCACCCAGGAACTGGTCGAGCGGCTGCGCGAGCGGGTGAAGGTGCTCGGCACCCGCACCCCCGAGGAGCTGCGCGCCCTGCTCCGCGAGGAACTGGTCACCCTGGTCGGCCCCGAGATGGACCGCCGGGTCACGACCGAGCCCGAGACCGGCAAGCCGGGCGTCGTGATGGTCGTCGGCGTCAACGGCACCGGCAAGACCACCACCACCGGCAAGCTGGCCCGGGTCCTGGTGGCCGACGGGTGCAGCGTCGTCCTCGGCGCCGCCGACACCTTCCGCGCCGCCGCCGCCGACCAGTTGCAGACCTGGGGCGAGCGGGTCGGCGCCCACACCGTGCGCGGCCCGGAGGCGGGCGACCCCGCCTCCGTCGCCTTCGACGCCGTGAAGGAGGGCAAGGAGATCGGCGCGGACGTCGTGCTGATCGACACCGCCGGCCGGCTGCACACCAAGACCGGTCTCATGGACGAGCTGGGCAAGGTCAAGCGGGTCGTGGAGAAGCAGGCCCCGCTCGACGAGGTGCTGCTGGTCCTCGACGCCACCACCGGCCAGAACGGCCTCATCCAGGCCCGGGTCTTCTCCGAGGTGGTGGACATCACCGGCATCGTGCTGACCAAGCTGGACGGCACCGCCAAGGGCGGCATCGTGATCGCGGTCCAGCGCGAACTGGGCGTGCCGGTCAAGCTGATCGGGCTCGGCGAGGGCGCGGACGACCTGGCGCCGTTCGAGCCGGGGGCGTTCGTGGACGCCCTGATCGGCGACTGA
- a CDS encoding cytosine permease: protein MSKTARTDGALETRGIEQVPDHERTARIRDLFPTWVGANISVLLLTMGASLVVAYRLGFWQAVVVALAAPVVSYGLVGLIGIAGKRGGAPGMALSRAVFGQRGNLLPGALIWVARWGWETINAVTGAYAVLTVLDVLFGVRRNAVLDLVTLLAFVLGTFAISGLGIRAVRRCNTYATYLFGVFSVLVLGYLVVHTDWPAVFGRPAGPVASVITGIGLIAAGGVSWIPSSPDFTRYLPRTASAKGIVGVTIGGAGIVVLPMVLMGAVMAVSTPGLASAADPVSFLGEILPVWLAVPYLLTALIGMLLINSMSMYSAGFTAQTLGFTVERHWAVSVNALISLVLGGVLMLAATSFMGSFIAFLSLLAVAFSAWVGVFGADMLRRREYDGAALADTGRTSAYWYRGGFSPAAVAAWALGLAVGLMFTSSDWFTGPLAANNVVGQYGLGWVATVVVSGVLYVVLPKPPVRLPAPAAAGAEQREPVTVRGA, encoded by the coding sequence ATGAGCAAGACCGCCCGGACCGACGGCGCCCTGGAGACCCGCGGCATCGAGCAGGTGCCCGACCACGAGCGCACCGCCCGCATCCGCGACCTCTTCCCCACCTGGGTCGGCGCCAACATCAGCGTGTTGCTGCTCACCATGGGCGCGAGCCTCGTCGTCGCCTACCGCCTCGGTTTCTGGCAGGCCGTCGTCGTCGCGCTGGCGGCGCCGGTGGTGTCGTACGGGCTGGTGGGGCTGATCGGGATCGCCGGCAAGCGGGGCGGGGCGCCGGGCATGGCGCTGTCCCGGGCGGTGTTCGGGCAGCGGGGCAATCTGCTGCCCGGCGCGCTGATCTGGGTGGCCCGCTGGGGCTGGGAGACGATCAACGCGGTGACCGGCGCGTACGCGGTGCTGACCGTCCTGGACGTCCTCTTCGGGGTCCGCCGCAACGCCGTGCTCGATCTGGTGACGCTGCTCGCCTTCGTGCTCGGCACCTTCGCCATCTCGGGGCTCGGCATCCGCGCGGTCCGCAGGTGCAACACGTACGCCACCTATCTCTTCGGCGTCTTCTCGGTGCTGGTGCTGGGGTATCTCGTCGTGCACACCGACTGGCCGGCGGTCTTCGGCCGGCCGGCGGGGCCGGTGGCCTCGGTGATCACGGGGATCGGACTGATCGCGGCGGGCGGGGTGAGCTGGATCCCGTCCTCCCCCGACTTCACCCGCTACCTGCCGCGCACGGCCTCCGCCAAGGGCATCGTGGGCGTCACGATCGGCGGCGCGGGCATCGTCGTCCTGCCGATGGTGCTGATGGGCGCCGTGATGGCGGTCTCCACGCCGGGTCTGGCCTCGGCCGCCGACCCGGTCTCCTTCCTCGGCGAGATCCTGCCGGTCTGGCTCGCGGTGCCGTACCTGCTGACCGCGCTGATCGGGATGCTGCTGATCAACTCGATGTCGATGTACTCGGCGGGATTCACCGCGCAGACCCTGGGCTTCACGGTCGAGCGGCACTGGGCGGTCTCGGTCAACGCCCTGATCTCGCTGGTCCTCGGCGGGGTGCTGATGCTGGCGGCGACCAGCTTCATGGGCTCCTTCATCGCCTTCCTGTCGCTGCTGGCGGTCGCCTTCTCGGCCTGGGTCGGCGTCTTCGGCGCGGACATGCTGCGGCGCCGCGAGTACGACGGCGCCGCCCTCGCCGACACCGGGCGCACCAGCGCCTACTGGTACCGGGGCGGGTTCTCGCCCGCCGCGGTCGCGGCGTGGGCGCTGGGGCTGGCGGTGGGGCTGATGTTCACCTCGTCGGACTGGTTCACGGGCCCGCTCGCCGCGAACAACGTCGTCGGCCAGTACGGCCTCGGCTGGGTCGCCACGGTGGTGGTCTCCGGTGTGCTGTACGTCGTGCTGCCGAAGCCCCCGGTGCGCCTGCCCGCGCCTGCCGCGGCCGGCGCGGAGCAGCGGGAGCCGGTGACCGTCCGGGGCGCCTGA
- a CDS encoding sugar porter family MFS transporter, whose product MTSTSPASEPAARAAHPEHLGHVVFIAAAAAMGGFLFGYDSSVINGAVEAIRDRYDVGSAVLAQVIAVALIGCAFGAATAGRIADRIGRIRCMQISAALFVVSSIGSALPFALWDLAMWRVVGGFAIGMASVIGPAYIAEVSPPAYRGRLGSFQQAAIVVGIAVSQLVNWGLLNAAGGDQRGRLMGLEAWQVMLGVMVVPAVLYGMLSFAIPESPRFLVSVGRHERARRVLAEVEGEGADLDARVAEIETAMRREEKSSFKDLLGGTFFFKPIVWIGIGLSVFQQFVGINVAFYYSSTLWQSVGVDPTDSFFYSFTTSIINIVGTVIAMIFVDRVGRKPLALIGSVGMVIGLSLEAWAFSHDLVDGKLPATQGWVALIAAHMFVLFFALSWGVVVWVFLGEMFPNRIRAAALGVAASAQWIANWAITASFPSLADWNLSGTYVIYAMFATLSIPFVLKFVKETKGKALEEMG is encoded by the coding sequence GTGACCAGCACATCGCCCGCGTCCGAACCAGCCGCGAGGGCGGCTCACCCCGAACATCTCGGCCATGTCGTCTTCATCGCGGCGGCCGCCGCGATGGGCGGCTTCCTGTTCGGCTACGACAGTTCCGTGATCAACGGCGCCGTCGAGGCCATCCGCGACCGGTACGACGTCGGGTCGGCGGTCCTGGCCCAGGTCATCGCCGTCGCCCTGATCGGCTGCGCCTTCGGCGCCGCGACCGCCGGGCGCATCGCCGACCGCATCGGCCGCATCCGCTGCATGCAGATCTCCGCGGCGCTCTTCGTGGTCAGCTCCATCGGCTCCGCCCTGCCCTTCGCCCTGTGGGACCTCGCCATGTGGCGGGTGGTCGGCGGCTTCGCCATCGGCATGGCGTCGGTGATCGGCCCGGCCTACATCGCCGAGGTCTCCCCGCCCGCCTACCGCGGCCGGCTCGGCTCCTTCCAGCAGGCCGCGATCGTCGTCGGCATCGCCGTCTCGCAGCTCGTGAACTGGGGCCTGCTCAACGCCGCCGGAGGGGACCAGCGCGGCCGGCTGATGGGCCTGGAGGCGTGGCAGGTCATGCTCGGTGTCATGGTCGTCCCGGCCGTGCTGTACGGGATGCTCTCCTTCGCCATCCCCGAGTCGCCCCGCTTCCTCGTCTCGGTCGGCAGGCACGAACGCGCCCGGCGCGTCCTCGCCGAGGTCGAGGGCGAGGGGGCCGACCTCGACGCGCGGGTCGCCGAGATCGAGACCGCGATGCGCCGCGAGGAGAAATCGTCCTTCAAGGACCTCCTGGGCGGCACCTTCTTCTTCAAGCCGATCGTCTGGATCGGCATCGGCCTGTCGGTCTTCCAGCAGTTCGTCGGCATCAACGTCGCGTTCTACTACTCCTCGACGCTGTGGCAGTCGGTCGGCGTCGACCCGACCGACTCGTTCTTCTACTCGTTCACGACGTCGATCATCAACATCGTCGGCACCGTGATCGCGATGATCTTCGTGGACCGCGTCGGCCGCAAGCCGCTCGCCCTGATCGGTTCGGTCGGCATGGTCATCGGCCTCTCGCTGGAGGCGTGGGCCTTCTCCCACGACCTCGTCGACGGCAAGCTCCCGGCGACACAGGGCTGGGTGGCCCTGATCGCGGCCCACATGTTCGTGCTCTTCTTCGCCCTGTCCTGGGGCGTCGTGGTCTGGGTCTTCCTCGGCGAGATGTTCCCGAACCGCATCCGCGCCGCCGCGCTCGGCGTCGCCGCCTCCGCACAGTGGATCGCCAACTGGGCCATCACCGCGAGCTTCCCGTCCCTGGCCGACTGGAACCTCTCCGGCACGTACGTGATCTACGCGATGTTCGCCACGCTCTCCATCCCGTTCGTCCTCAAGTTCGTCAAGGAGACGAAGGGCAAGGCGTTGGAGGAGATGGGGTAG
- a CDS encoding AAA family ATPase, with translation MHLKALTLRGFKSFASATTLRFEPGITCVVGPNGSGKSNVVDALSWVMGEQGAKSLRGGKMEDVIFAGTTGRPPLGRAEVSLTIDNSDGALPIEYAEVTITRTMFRNGGSEYQINGDTCRLLDIQELLSDSGIGREMHVIVGQGQLDSVLHADPAGRRAFIEEAAGVLKHRKRKEKALRKLDSMQANLARVQDLTEELRRQLKPLGRQAAVARRAAVIQADLRDARLRLLADDLVRLREALRAEVADEAALKERKEAAERELARALHGESLLEDEVRRLAPRLQSARQTWYELSQLAERVRGTVSLADARVQSARSAPVEERRGRDPEELEREAARVREQEAELDAAREAAERALEDTVAHRGELEAELAREERRLRDVARALADRREGLARLGAQAGAARSRAAAAQAEIERLAAARDEARLRAAAAQEEYASLRAEVDGLDADDRDLAERYEAARVRLAESQNALDAARDALAATERERAATQARHDALALGLRRKDGTGALLAAGDRLGGLLGPAAELLTVAPGHETALAAAFGAAADAVAVASPSAAAEALRLLRKQDAGRAALLLAGAPDDPPGARRTGDTPARAGADDVPRDGRFGDTPGERQPADTPGPAHPSDTPHHAHRPGEAPPPPSGAFPLAADLVRGPAELLPAVRRLLRGIVVVGTLEDAEELVRARPGLTAVTAEGDLLGAHYAQGGSAGAPSLLEVRASVDEAAAALRDLDARCGRLTVARATAAEEHSRRAALVEELGERRREADREKSSVAQRLGRLAGQARGAAGEAERAEAAADRAQEALEKALAEAGELAERLTAAEEAPGEEEPDTSVRDRLAADGANARQTEMEARLQLRTHEERVKGLAGRADSLDRAARAEREARARAERLRARLRHEEAVAEAVSRGARQLLAHVEVSLTRADEERAAAEAAKTRREEELTAARAAGRDLKAELDKLTDSVHRGEVLGAEKRLRIEQLETKALEELGVEPAGLEAEYGPHRPVPPSPPADGEEPPEDPEHPRNRPRPFVRAEQEKRLKAAERAYQQLGKVNPLALEEFAALEERHRFLGEQLQDLRQTRADLLQVVRDVDTRVEQVFTEAYRDTARQFEGVFGRLFPGGEGRLVLTDPGNMLTTGVDVEARPPGKKVKRLSLLSGGERSLTAVALLVAIFKARPSPFYVMDEVEAALDDTNLRRLIGIMRELQETSQLIVITHQKRTMEVADALYGVSMQGDGVSKVIGQRLR, from the coding sequence GTGCACCTGAAGGCCCTGACCCTCCGCGGATTCAAGTCGTTCGCCTCCGCGACCACCCTCCGGTTCGAACCGGGCATCACCTGTGTCGTCGGCCCCAACGGCTCGGGCAAGTCCAATGTCGTGGACGCGCTGAGCTGGGTCATGGGCGAACAGGGGGCCAAGTCGCTGCGCGGCGGCAAGATGGAGGACGTCATCTTCGCCGGCACCACCGGCCGCCCGCCGCTCGGCCGGGCCGAGGTGTCGCTGACCATCGACAACTCCGACGGCGCCCTGCCCATCGAGTACGCCGAGGTCACCATCACGCGGACCATGTTCCGCAACGGCGGCAGCGAGTACCAGATCAACGGCGACACCTGCCGGCTCCTCGACATCCAGGAACTGCTCTCCGACTCCGGCATCGGCCGGGAGATGCACGTCATCGTCGGGCAGGGCCAGCTCGACTCCGTCCTGCACGCCGACCCCGCCGGACGCCGGGCCTTCATCGAGGAGGCCGCCGGGGTCCTCAAGCACCGCAAGCGCAAGGAGAAGGCCCTCCGCAAGCTCGACTCCATGCAGGCCAACCTCGCCCGCGTGCAGGACCTGACGGAGGAACTCCGGCGCCAGCTCAAGCCGTTGGGCCGCCAGGCCGCCGTCGCCCGGCGGGCCGCCGTCATCCAGGCCGACCTGCGCGACGCCCGGCTGCGGCTGCTCGCCGACGACCTCGTACGGCTGCGGGAGGCGCTGCGGGCCGAGGTCGCCGACGAGGCCGCGCTCAAGGAGCGCAAGGAGGCCGCCGAACGCGAACTCGCCCGCGCGCTGCACGGCGAATCCCTGCTGGAGGACGAGGTGCGCCGGCTCGCGCCCCGCCTCCAGAGCGCCCGGCAGACCTGGTACGAACTGTCCCAGCTCGCCGAGCGGGTACGCGGCACGGTCTCGCTGGCCGACGCGCGCGTGCAGAGCGCCCGCTCCGCCCCCGTCGAGGAACGGCGCGGCCGGGACCCGGAGGAACTGGAACGCGAGGCCGCCCGCGTCCGCGAGCAGGAGGCCGAACTCGACGCCGCCCGCGAGGCGGCCGAACGCGCCCTGGAGGACACGGTCGCCCACCGCGGCGAGCTGGAGGCCGAACTCGCCCGCGAGGAACGCCGCCTGCGGGACGTCGCCCGCGCCCTCGCGGACCGCCGCGAGGGACTGGCCCGTCTCGGCGCCCAGGCGGGCGCGGCCCGTTCGCGCGCCGCCGCGGCCCAGGCCGAGATCGAGCGGCTGGCCGCCGCCCGGGACGAGGCACGCCTGCGGGCCGCCGCCGCGCAGGAGGAGTACGCGTCCCTCCGGGCCGAGGTCGACGGGCTGGACGCGGACGACCGTGATCTCGCCGAGCGGTACGAAGCCGCCCGGGTCCGGCTCGCCGAGTCGCAGAACGCCCTGGACGCCGCCCGCGACGCGCTCGCCGCCACCGAACGGGAACGGGCCGCCACCCAGGCCCGCCACGACGCCCTCGCCCTGGGGCTGCGCCGCAAGGACGGCACCGGCGCCCTCCTCGCCGCGGGGGACCGCCTCGGCGGCCTGCTCGGACCGGCCGCCGAACTGCTCACCGTCGCCCCCGGCCACGAGACGGCCCTCGCCGCGGCCTTCGGCGCCGCCGCCGACGCCGTCGCGGTCGCCTCCCCCTCGGCCGCCGCGGAAGCCCTGCGCCTGCTCCGCAAGCAGGACGCGGGCCGAGCCGCCCTGCTCCTCGCCGGCGCCCCCGACGACCCGCCGGGGGCGCGCCGGACCGGCGACACACCGGCGCGGGCGGGAGCGGACGACGTGCCGCGAGACGGGCGGTTCGGCGACACTCCGGGCGAGCGGCAGCCCGCTGACACGCCGGGGCCTGCGCACCCGTCCGACACGCCGCACCACGCGCACCGGCCCGGCGAAGCGCCGCCGCCCCCGTCCGGGGCTTTCCCCCTCGCCGCCGACCTCGTCCGCGGCCCCGCCGAACTGCTGCCCGCCGTCCGGCGCCTGCTGCGCGGGATCGTCGTCGTGGGGACCCTGGAGGACGCCGAGGAACTGGTCCGGGCCCGGCCGGGGCTCACCGCGGTCACCGCCGAGGGCGACCTGCTGGGCGCCCACTACGCGCAGGGCGGCTCCGCGGGTGCCCCCAGCCTGCTGGAGGTCCGGGCCTCCGTCGACGAGGCCGCCGCCGCGCTCCGCGACCTGGACGCCCGCTGCGGGCGACTGACCGTCGCCCGCGCCACGGCGGCGGAGGAGCACTCCCGCCGCGCCGCCCTCGTCGAGGAACTGGGCGAGCGGCGCCGCGAGGCCGACCGGGAGAAGTCCTCCGTCGCCCAGCGCCTGGGCCGGCTCGCCGGACAGGCCCGGGGCGCCGCCGGGGAGGCGGAGCGGGCCGAGGCCGCCGCCGACCGGGCCCAGGAGGCCCTGGAGAAGGCCCTCGCCGAGGCCGGGGAACTGGCCGAGCGGCTCACCGCCGCCGAGGAGGCGCCCGGCGAGGAGGAGCCCGACACCTCCGTACGCGACCGGCTGGCCGCCGACGGGGCCAACGCCCGCCAGACCGAGATGGAGGCCCGCCTCCAGCTCCGTACGCACGAGGAGCGGGTCAAGGGGCTCGCCGGACGGGCCGACTCCCTCGACCGGGCCGCCCGCGCGGAACGTGAGGCACGCGCGCGTGCCGAACGCCTCCGGGCCCGCCTCCGCCACGAGGAGGCCGTCGCCGAGGCCGTCTCCCGCGGCGCCCGGCAGCTCCTCGCCCACGTCGAGGTCTCCCTCACCCGAGCCGACGAGGAGCGCGCCGCGGCGGAGGCCGCCAAGACCCGCCGCGAGGAGGAACTGACCGCCGCCCGGGCCGCCGGACGCGACCTCAAGGCGGAGCTGGACAAGTTGACGGATTCGGTTCACCGCGGCGAGGTACTCGGCGCCGAGAAGCGGCTGCGCATCGAGCAGCTGGAGACGAAGGCGCTGGAGGAACTGGGTGTCGAACCGGCGGGGCTGGAGGCGGAGTACGGTCCGCACCGGCCCGTGCCACCCTCGCCCCCCGCCGACGGCGAGGAACCGCCGGAGGACCCGGAGCACCCCCGCAACCGGCCCCGGCCCTTCGTCCGCGCCGAGCAGGAGAAGCGGCTGAAGGCGGCCGAGCGCGCCTACCAGCAGCTCGGCAAGGTCAACCCGCTGGCCCTGGAGGAGTTCGCGGCCCTGGAGGAGCGCCACCGTTTCCTCGGAGAGCAGCTCCAGGACCTCCGGCAGACCCGGGCCGACCTGCTCCAGGTCGTCAGGGACGTCGACACGCGCGTCGAACAGGTCTTCACCGAGGCATACCGGGACACGGCCCGGCAGTTCGAGGGTGTGTTCGGCCGGCTCTTCCCGGGCGGCGAGGGGCGGCTCGTCCTGACCGACCCCGGCAACATGCTCACCACCGGCGTCGACGTCGAGGCCCGGCCACCGGGCAAGAAGGTCAAGCGGCTCTCCCTGCTCTCCGGCGGGGAGCGTTCGCTGACCGCGGTGGCCCTGCTCGTGGCGATCTTCAAGGCGCGGCCGAGCCCGTTCTACGTCATGGACGAGGTCGAGGCCGCCCTCGACGACACCAACCTGCGGCGGCTGATCGGCATCATGCGGGAACTCCAGGAGACCTCGCAGCTCATCGTCATCACGCACCAGAAGCGGACGATGGAGGTCGCCGACGCGCTGTACGGCGTGTCCATGCAGGGCGACGGCGTGTCGAAGGTCATCGGCCAGCGGCTGCGCTGA
- a CDS encoding acylphosphatase, whose product MSEDARLVAWVRGRVQGVGFRWFTRARALELGGLSGFALNVADGRVQVVAEGPRDRCEALLDWLRGDDTPGRVEGVTEIWDTPRGGYDGFAIR is encoded by the coding sequence ATGAGCGAGGACGCGCGACTGGTGGCATGGGTGCGGGGACGGGTACAAGGGGTGGGTTTCCGCTGGTTCACCCGCGCCCGGGCGCTGGAACTCGGCGGACTGAGTGGTTTCGCTCTCAATGTGGCCGACGGCCGGGTCCAGGTCGTCGCCGAGGGCCCGAGGGACCGCTGCGAAGCCCTGCTCGACTGGCTGCGCGGTGACGACACGCCCGGCCGCGTGGAGGGCGTCACGGAGATCTGGGACACACCGCGCGGCGGCTACGACGGCTTCGCGATCCGCTGA
- a CDS encoding CAP domain-containing protein, with amino-acid sequence MGRHRRSDAGRAATGRAAGGQQPDGPAGRDPRPLGRDADGRPTMGIAPYLNPDAYSEARARSEAYLFAPDEPQAAVPPQARRMVDLPGEDHAHEVHAPEVYTPADGPQRSGAHRRRKKKAATPVRTGLLGVSAAVALGTVAVATGAVPGLENYRIGGDAGGSDRVQADGGPTNSPAGLGGTSGSAEAGHGAEASTSRGTGRTASPSTPGSSTAPAAPSATPSAPAPTADEAPSETSEREAAPGTKSPATPPRTETKAPQRVEAPVTVSERAAAEAAVLTLVNEERARAGCSPVAANSALRDLAENFSRAMATQGFFDHTDPSGATPWDRAEKAGIANLGGENIARGQADAQAVMDAWMNSPGHRANILNCDFRTLGVGVHFAPGGPWWTQNFGY; translated from the coding sequence ATGGGACGCCACCGACGCTCCGACGCCGGCCGCGCCGCCACGGGCCGCGCCGCGGGGGGACAGCAGCCGGACGGCCCGGCGGGCAGGGACCCCCGCCCACTCGGCCGGGACGCCGACGGCCGCCCCACCATGGGCATCGCTCCCTACCTGAACCCCGACGCGTACTCCGAGGCGCGGGCGCGCAGCGAGGCCTACCTCTTCGCGCCGGACGAGCCGCAGGCCGCGGTGCCCCCGCAGGCCCGCCGCATGGTCGACCTCCCCGGCGAGGACCACGCGCACGAGGTGCACGCGCCGGAGGTCTACACGCCCGCCGACGGCCCGCAGCGCTCCGGCGCGCACCGCCGCCGCAAGAAGAAGGCCGCCACCCCGGTCCGCACGGGCCTGCTCGGCGTCTCCGCCGCCGTGGCCCTCGGCACGGTCGCCGTCGCCACGGGCGCGGTGCCGGGCCTGGAGAACTACCGGATCGGCGGTGACGCCGGCGGCTCCGACCGGGTCCAGGCCGACGGCGGGCCCACCAACAGCCCGGCGGGGCTGGGCGGCACCTCCGGCAGCGCGGAGGCCGGCCACGGCGCCGAGGCGTCCACGAGCCGCGGCACGGGCCGTACGGCCTCGCCCTCCACCCCCGGCTCCTCCACCGCCCCCGCCGCCCCGTCCGCCACGCCCTCCGCCCCGGCCCCGACGGCCGACGAGGCGCCCTCCGAGACGTCGGAGCGGGAGGCGGCGCCCGGCACCAAGTCGCCCGCCACGCCCCCGCGTACGGAGACGAAGGCGCCCCAGCGGGTCGAGGCACCGGTCACCGTCTCCGAGCGGGCCGCGGCGGAGGCCGCGGTGCTCACACTGGTCAACGAGGAGCGGGCCAGGGCCGGGTGCAGCCCAGTCGCCGCCAACAGCGCGCTGCGCGACCTCGCCGAGAACTTCAGCAGGGCCATGGCCACCCAGGGCTTCTTCGACCACACCGACCCGAGCGGCGCCACGCCCTGGGACCGGGCGGAGAAGGCCGGCATCGCCAACCTCGGCGGCGAGAACATCGCCCGGGGCCAGGCCGACGCGCAGGCGGTGATGGACGCCTGGATGAACAGCCCCGGCCACCGCGCCAACATCCTGAACTGCGACTTCCGCACCCTCGGCGTGGGCGTCCACTTCGCCCCCGGCGGCCCCTGGTGGACCCAGAACTTCGGCTACTGA